From the genome of Falco biarmicus isolate bFalBia1 chromosome 2, bFalBia1.pri, whole genome shotgun sequence:
TACACCTATGTAAAAATCCAATTACACCGAATCATGAAGATCAGCAGGGCTGGAAAGTCTCAACAGCTTACTAgccctcctctctgcttcagCACAGGATTAGCTATGACAGTTCCAATGTTCTGTGCAAAATATATTCAACCGATATTCTGTAGTATCCTTATACAGTCTATTATAATGTTTAATTATCCTTaattttaaagagcttttttaATAGCCTGTTCATACTGCACTTAAAATCCATTATTTATCCTTActccttttctgtttacagTATCTTACACACTTGCACGCTATCAAAAGCAACTGGTTCTTCCAGTCTTTCTTCATTCATCATGACAACCAGGCTTCAaaactttcattattttcttctaatttgtCCATTTGAACAGTGGTTTGTATGGTGTCTGAATAGTGAGGGTAATGCTATTTACCAGCTGGCTAAAGTGAAGATGTACTTTAAATCAACAAATAAGGCTAGGTCTTTATTGCCTACAGCATTCCAGTGGGCACCACCCCCCTTTCCAATGAGGCTTTCAGAAGTGACACAGAAATTTTCCTTCAGTCCTTTACAAAGAATCCTCAAAGCTATTACTACTAAAACTCCCTAGCTTTGCTAACTACATTCCAGCACATTGTCCTAACTTACTTGACTTTGGCCCTACCATCTTTGGCTTTAATAGAAGGCAGGCAGCGATGTAACTTGGATGAGTTTCCTCACACACCTGAAGTCATAAACACCTGATATCTCACTTCCTATCAGGCTGCCAGCACTAAGGCTACAGAGCTGCAGCAATCCATAGTCCATCATATTATTAAATAGTAATTGCTAGTAAACTAGCAAGCTGTCCTTCAAAAATTGCCAACTCCCTGGATCGcttgtttttattaaacttGAGGGGCTTCCAAATTCCTGTGCAGGTACTATCAGAATGATTCAGAACACCCCACTACAATGCAGTAGCCTTTGTGGATGTGGTTTCGTAAATGGTGGTGCAGGCACTTCCATGCAGGCAGCAACTTATCAGTAGTAATTGTTGAGCGCAAGTGAAGCCCTCAGCTCAGGTTGCCTCATACCTGCCAACAGGCACCGTGAAGATAATTCATTAAGTCTCTGACATGTCTGAACAGTTTCTAGATTcttctttgcttattttaatcTAGTCTTGAACTCTACTTATATTTTACCTCTTCTCTCTACACTCTGGTATCTTTAACACTGATTGAATGCTGTAATTCTTCAAAGCAGATCATAAAGCACAAATAGGTTATCTCCAAGAGCTCTCCTTTTCACCAAATACAAGGACTCTCTCCTCCTGGCATTTAGTGCTAATACATTTATGAGTTATTTTGAAACCTGTAACATCCTTTGCTAAACACACCTTTGTAAAGCTTGCATTTCCTCATTTTGTCCCTTCTTACTCAACGACCTTTCACATTTGCTCATTGTCTTGTTTCACTATACAACTTTTCCTCAGACCACTGAAAAGCCTCATGATTTACAACCCTAACCTTTCTGCACCAAGCTTGCACCTGTATCCTTAACACTCACGTAGAACTTTTACCTGTTTACTGTGGTTAAGACCCAACCAATTCACTCAGTGCATCAGACACCTTGCATTCCTctaatccattttattttactcaTCTTCCTTCGCTTTTTGGTCATTCTTCCCCCAAATACTTTCCTCGCCCTCACTCAGAACTATATGTTAatacttttgttttcatcttttcaaaaaCTAAGTAGTCCAAGAATTTGCGAGAGAGACACTGTGTGCTGATGCATTGTTTTCCTCAAAGAATGGCCAAGTAGTACAAAATGCAATGACCATGAAGCCCAGCAGTGCTTATCAACCCCAGATTTCCCACAAAAATTCCCCCAGGACAACCTGGTTTGATATTCTGTAATATATCCTCAGCATTCCAGCAAGcttcccttatttttttttattccagtacTATCCcttctacttttttaaaaatcaaatttatcACCCCTCAATATTTTAAGCTCTGTATCAGTATTATGACCTCACTTAGCAACTTCTCCTCTTGCAGAACTCCAGGTTAACCAATGTTAAACTGTATGATGGCAACCATAGAATTTTCTCTGTCTAGTTCATGCCCACATGTAGAAGAATTAGGCAATactcactgaaataaatgtcttcTGTTGTCTCAGTTAAGGCTGTCCAGCATTTCAAtcaacttttcttcttcttcctacCACTGACAAATAGCTAGTGCCAAACATACATGTTGAAAGTCAAACAATACCCAACTGTCTCCTCCTGCTTTGCAAGCATCTCTTAAgtattaaaatagcaaaagaagGTGCCTTCGGTATTGATGTACCCAACACTCAGAAACATTCTCTGATCACCAACATTGACTgtaacttattttctttctctttagaCAGAGTATGCAAGTCCACAAAACAAACAGTTGTACCGAGGGGTAGTAACTGTGGTTGAAGAGTTGATCTaactttccaaaaagaaaacgCACTTGGATTTCCACATTGAATGAAAATAATGGATCCTTCTGACAAGAGGACTTTGAACGAGAATAGAAATGAATATAATTACCTCTAAAACGATTTGTCCCATAATAATCCACCTCGAAtagagcaggggaaaaaagtggagaaaaatcattaaaatttgttcttttccctttgtttaaaaacaaaatgcctAGGAGGTAAGCTTTTCTGTGAATGCCTGCTACGAAGACCTGCTTAAACCTTACTGACGCTTCCTTCATGGTGCAGACACAAGGCCTCTCATCCACGTTGTCATCCACCACCTGTCACTGTCTTCATTGCTGCAATGCTTCTTTCCTCTGGATACAAACTGCTATAGGATGACAGGACTGCTTAAGAACGCCACAGTAGTTAGTTTTACCAGCTTGTCAGTTTTATACACACAGAGTATTTTCTGAGGCAGAAACTAGCTGTTCAAAATGTGTTTAGAATTGCCCTTCAGCCTTCCAAGTGGCAACACCAAACTATCACGGTATATTAAAACTTCATGCAAGACAAGGTAAGTGGTGAAATAAAATTAGCCTCATCAAAAGTTAGCTGTTAATACTGGGCTGCCAGTCAGCCATTTCATGAGCTCAGTACTTACAGTGCAAATATGAACCTCTGCAATATCAATATGGACTTAACTCACAGATAGtatttaattcttaaaaaaaccccagtgtaACAGTTGTGAAAACTGAGTAAAATCTGCAGTaatagctgcattttaaatgtaattatttcctAACACCAACCAATGCATTTGTTTATTCCCTTCAAAGCATGCAAGCCCTATTCccaatgccttttaaaaataaagactttgaatgccagtattttcttttacaaattcCAGGTATTTTCCcgttaaaaatagttttcaaaataaaacacaatttcaCAAGGTGTTTCAataaggcagaaaacaaaatgctttttttaaaagtctcatTTATTGTTTGCCTCTTATGTTCCCACACGGCATAATCACACactgaaaactgctgctgcatGACTAAGAGAAGCgataatctaaaaaaaaaacaaaacaaaaaacaagcaaaaaaaaacaacccaaaagacCACCAAGTGGTACATGCTGAATGCACAGCATAGGCAAATTGCAGTTCCACTTAAACCACCTACACTTGCATCgatttattttcccatttcttctgGTTAAAACCTAGttctggaggggagggaggttTAAAAATATCCTCACCCTTTCAGCAGCTGCTCAAATAATTgtcatgtttaatttttcctcaCAAAGCATGGACTACCATACACTCACAGTGAGGTTACTCATCCCATCATCACCACTAGCTTTCAAATCaccaatacagaaaataaatctaaacAATGTATTTATATAGACAAAACCCCTTCCCCTGTGTGCACTAacacccccccccgcctcaGTCAATAAAATTACAACTGAAACAGCAATTTGATTGGCAAGATCAACATCAAATGACCTGGTAAATGACCTGCCTGCACCAGAAGGGAGCTACCATTACCAAACAGGATAAAAACTTAACCACTTCCACTTGCAGTAGCTACATTAAGTTTGCAATTAGCCTGTGTACAAAGTAGCTGTGTAACATACATTCACAAGCAGATGTTGAGTGTAATGCTAGTCcaacagtgaaaggaaaaaggtaaTTATGTTTGAAAGGCAGGTAATAATCAGCCAAAGCCAAGTAGTTAATTTAAATACTTCTTGAATAGCAACCTCAGAAGGCACACGAAAAGAACTCAAGACAGCTCAGCCTTCAATGACTCACACAATGACAtaccttttctttctcaagaTACAAGGAAAGTTAAAAACATGACTGGAAGATTAAcaccttgttttcctttacttcTCTCTTGACCAAGTCTTTGCAGATTAAGAAGTACAGAAGTAAGATTGCATACATAGGATGGCACATAGGTATTACATTATCTCAAATAGCAGTATGAGAAATTATTTGGTCTGGTTTTGGTCTCCTGACAATCCCATCAACTAGACATCAATCAGGTAAATATTGAAGGCTGACCTACTTTGACCTATTATTTTACAGCTATACAGAAGCACACATACATACTCCTGCTCACATACCCCATCAAGTTCACCTCTTAAAATGAGCCTCATTTCAGATTAAATTCAACTTCCACACAGGTACTGACCACTGCTACAGATCAGGCCAAACAGGATCCTGAATGGCACaatcagcattttcaaataGCAGCAACAATACATCAGTTACTCAGAATTTGAAGGCATTTACTAGGTTCCTGGGTTTTTGCATGAATGCCATGTTGCTTTctatattgattttaaaaagcattatttcattttaagctGTTTTACCAAGGGCAAGAGTGTTACTTTTTGACTGTCCTTGGGACTTTGGATTTTTCTAGCACTATAAcagacaccccaccccccattttaAATCATATGAAAAGTTGCAATCCATTTCTAAGAATCATGCAAAAAGCCACTTGCAGCAGCCCATCGTACACTACCAGGCACAAAAAATGGGAGTGGTTTCTATTAGTATAACCCATGCTTCCCCCCCAAAGTTCTGAcattcagtaattttttctttaaaaaaaaataatcaagcttATTCTGTTACAGAGTGCAGTGTTAAGTGTATCAGAGGAACTATTATCTGAAACAAGTTTTCAAACAAAAGGTTTCCCCAAAGCTTTTATGTAATAATTTCAACACAGATAGAGTAAGTATGTTTATTGTTTTACAGCAGAATGCCCcaatttaagaacaaaattgCTAGATGttcagctgtgcaaaatggTACATAGTGCTTAGGTACAAGTGGAAAAGAACATGATTTGTTAGCAAATActttcaaatacaattttatgGTCCTAGAAGATAGGACTTGAAACCAGGGACTGATCCACAGGCAAACAATTTTGGACCCAGCCACTTTGGACCCAGCACAAACGCCACTTGCTCCTTattgttgggaaaaaaaaatcatcacacTGAATTGCCAGATTCAGTGTCTTCATGCATGTTACAGAGAAATGGATCAGTCCTCTATGTCAGTTTCTAGCCCCATCTACAAATATCATCTGGCTCCGATAAATAAGACTCACAGGAATTTCTTGAAGGTCAATGGTCCATAATGGTAGTTATTCTACATGATCTGCTCAACTTGATTCCCAATTCTAGTTAGGCTGTTTAAATGACTTTCTTGAATTCATCGTACAGCACAAGCACAAAAGCACCCCCCATGCCTCTGAGAACATTAGACCATGCACCCTTGAAGAACGCCTTTCCTCCCTCATCCCTTGCTATCTTCCGCCAGCAGTCAATTGTTCCAGAGTACATGATATCAGCtgtagaaaaagcagaaagcaatttttaacTCCTACAATTGTACCCAAGATCTTTTTAACAACTGCCCTGATTCGCCTCTAGCTACTTTTTGTGAAGTCCCAAACCACATTTTTAGACTGCAACACAGTACTTAGTTCAGGCAATAGAAAATTTTATCTGCTTGCCGAGTTACTAAAGGctaaatcacaaaataaaaatgtcaagcCTTCTTTCTGGTAATTACACTGTTCCCCAGTTGCCTTCATTTAATTTGTCATTGCAAACAGGCAGTCTGTCCATTTCATATTCTATAAAGTCCTCAGCATTAATTAGAGACAAACAAGTTGGGCCCTACTGCATTTCCTTGTATCACTGAAATGTAATATAACTTAAATCAGATTTATGGAACAAGTGACAGTAAGTGGGGAGGGATAACTATTAGGGAAAAAGAACTCCATGTTGTTAATGCTGCTTAAAGAACTGCACAAATTAACAGCCTACCTCCTTTGCGCCCTGACTGCATCATCATCCTACGTCGCACTGTATCGAAAGGATAGGAGACCACACCAGCCACAGCAGTCACCGTCTGGGCAATCATCCAACTGATAACAATATGAGTATTTCTGGGATCTGGGAGCATGCCTGCAATAAAGAAAGTAATTAGCTTTTTATCTTGTACACCCTCTTCCACTTGCTGCGTGACAGCTACTTTACTAGATGAACGATTACAAAACATTGTAAAGCCATACTTTGAAATCGCAACATGATTTAGGATAAACTTCAGACATGCTGTAACAATGTAACTACTCCCTACTCTTTTTGAAAAGAGTGTCACTAAAGTCATTGTGCCTGTGAAGTACATTAAACTGTAAGCTAGTATTAATGACCTCTATGCCCAAATGtcaagcttaaaaaaagtgCTTTGTAAAAGCACCACTCTGCTGAACACACCTGAATTGGTCCAATGTAACTCCAGTAACACACTGAACAAAAAAGAACTTACTGGAATTGCATACAACAAGCTCTGCTGCCATTAGGGCAAGCTCCTTTAAGTACAAAAGCAGGAATACTTGAAAGTAGCCACCTGCCATCAACACATGCCTGTGTTGCCTTGAACACTGCAGCATCACCGCAGCATTGTTGTCCCCTCTCCACCTCCACTTGCTATAGACAGACACCGTAAAATCCAAGAATGAACATAAACCAACACAGAATTCAGGAAACAGGTTTACAAGGTCCCCTCTGAAATGTTACCTTTTGCTGTATCATAGATCCCAAAGTAGGCAGCTCGATAGATGATGATGCCTTGGACAGAGACATTGAACCCTTGATATAAGCCACGCAGACCATCAGACTTGGTAATTTTGACTAGACAGTCCCCTAGACCTGAGAATTCTCTGTCTGCGCCAGCTTTTCCGACATCAGCAGCCAAACGGGTTCTTGCAAAATCCAAGGGGTAGACAAAGCAGAGGGAAGTGGCTCCAGCTGCACCACCAGAAGCCAGGTTACCAGCAAAATACCTCCAGAATTGAGTGTGCTTGTCTACACCTCCCAAGAACACCTGCTTATACTTATCCTTGAAGGCAAAGTTGAGAGCTTGAGTTGGGAAGTATCTGATGACATTTGCCAAGTTTCCTCTCCAGAAAGACAGCACTCCTTGTTCCTTTGGAATACGCACTACACAATCGATGATACCCTTGTACTGCTTATCAGCAGCAATTTGTTTACTTGCATGTTGTACCTGCAAATAAAAACACGCATTTTGGCTGTATGCCTTGACAGGTCTGCACTGCAAGTCCACTTCTGTAAAGCAGAGAGCTGTTCAGCCTGAAAGCCTGATGGCAGTCAGGCATGGAGGTCAAGCCGCTGTTAACTGCAATAAATGGGCTGCAACAGCCAGCCTCCAAGGAAAAGCTCCCAGGTGTCAGCCTAGATCTTAAGACTGGGAAAAACAGTCATTTACTCGTATTCAGTGGGGACTGAAGAACGCGAGGATTGAGTTAGCTCTGAAGAACTAAAGGCCCACAAACTGAGAGCGTGTGTACGTGAAGCAGCCATAGACACGGGAGGCCTCGTACAACACTAGAACGGCAAAAAAGGCTTCAAGTTGTGTCCCGGCCCCCCCGGAACGCAGGACTCGCCGGACGGGCAAGGGCCAGCCGTGGGGAGCGAAGGCGACCACAGCTGTGGTGCGGCCCGGAGCCGGCGGCCCctgcgggcagcggcggggtGCAGGGGGGGCGGCCGAGCCGCGTCGCGCCCAGGGGACCGGCGGGGGAGCGGCGCGAGGAGGCCGCCAGCCCGGCGCCTGCCGCCGCGCCcagggcggggccggggccgccgcgaAGGTCACGCGAGTCACCTTGGGGCGCCGGGCCGCCCCATGGCCCGCGCGCAGGGGTCACACAGGGCACCGCGCGCCGGtcgcggccccggccccgccccgccggtgGGCCAATGCGCTGCCCGGCCGCGGCATCACGTGAAGGTCATCAAGATGGCGGCGCGCTGCCGCCCTCCCCCCCTCGCCCTCTGCGCGCTCGGCGCCAGGAGCGGGACGGCAGGAAGTGACACCGGAGGCCGCCCCCTCgcccctccctcccacccaccccccaccccgcggcccgcccccccccccgcaacgCAGCGCCCCGCATAGCGGAACCGGCTtccccgccgctgccgcgggggccCGCCGCCCACGTGACCTCCCCGCCAGCCGCCACTTCGCGCGCGCCCTTTGTTCCGCGGCGGCGCCCGCATGCCTGCCCCCCGCCCTTCCCCCCGCCCGGCTCAGCCCGCGCGGGCCCCGGCGGCGGAGGGCGACGGGCAGCCCCCACTCCCCGCTCCCACCAGGCTCGGCCGCGCCGCTAACCTGAAGCAAGAGCTTGACCCGCTCGATAGGCGCCACCGCAGTCTTGCTGATGGCGGCTGCGACACCGCCCGCCAGAAAGTCCTTGAGGAAGGAGATGGCCTGGTCCGCCATGTTCGCGCCGGAGCCGCCGGGGAAGAGACGCCGCTGCCGCTCACGCCGAAAGGGCGGGGCTGTTGCCGCGCATGAGCTAAAtgccgggccccgccggccccgccccccggcgcTCCATTGGCCGCACCACCCTGGGGGCGTGGCCTCGCCGCCCAAAGGCACGGGACCGGGTCGCCCTCAGGGCGGTGGTTacagcgggcggcggggcgcggctCCGGCTTCCTCCCGCCCCTGCGGCGCCAGTGGCGCAGCGCCGCGTCGCACAACGCGGCCGGGCCTGCcgggcggcgccgccgccgccgccgccaccaccaccaccaccacctgtgAAGGGCAGGAGGCCGCGCCCGagcccggcccccgcggggcgGTGCGGTGCGGCGCGGCAGGGCCGCCCTAGCAGCGAAGTGCGGATATCACCGTCACTCACACAAATTCCgcccctcccccttcccccccccccccctccgcaACAGTCGCTTTCGGAAGCGCCGCCTCCGGCCGCGTTGTCCCGCTCCCGGCAGGGCCCGCGGGAGCCTGTGCCACCCGACAGGTCACATCCCACAGAACGCGGCGGCACCGCACCCGGGGCCCGCGTTCGTCAGCCTGGGCGGGCAGCGAGCGGGGCGGCCTCGGCGGCGACTGCGGAAAGCCGGCGGTCAGGTGGGGGCAGCGGGCTGGGCCCCCCGGCTCCCGCGGAGCTCGCCCCGCGCTGGCCCGCTCTGGGCGATGCTGGCGAAAGGCAGCGCCCCGCTTGCAAGTGCCGCTCCCGCCGGCGCCTCCTCAGCGCTGCGGGCGGAGGTCGCGTCGCCGTCTGTCACTCAGCTGAGCCGAGACAATGAAATAGCAAAGAACTTCCCCGCGGTGTGCTCCAGGGGCGGTGGGACGCAGGGTCCAGACCCCTTGTTCTGGCGCTCGGAGTTCGATGCCGTGAGCAGCTCCGCAGGCCGCCCGAGCGGGCGTTCACGCCCGGGTCCGAGTccctgccccgccgcggcgggcccggcctCCCCTCAGGCATCTCTGCTCATTTCATCGCACGCTGCGAAATGAAATGTTACATCTCATGGCTAAACTTCTGTCTGAAATTATACCTCTTCTTTCTAAAAGTAAGCCTTGAAATTGTTGTAGCCGGAAGGTGTTAGTTCACCCACACCTTTCATTACTGCTTTCACTTTTAATGGATGTTTCCTACAAAAGTAaagccaaacatttttttttttttaatagatgacTGGTGAACCACAAAGTTGTACTAGCTGAGGTGTCTGAAACCACTGCTTATGCGTACATACTTCGCAGGATTTCAAAATGAGCGTCTTGCTCAAGAGGGCATGTTGTGGGAACAGGACGTGCCAGGCATGGCCTTCATCTCTGCTGTAGTATGATATACTGTGTTTTATACAtttctatacatttttttagCATAACAAAAGATACAAAGTATATTGTGTGGTATTTTATATTCTAAATCATAATACAGATATAATGCAGTGACTCCTGTGCCCACACAGGGTTAGGTGCTCGCAGTGTTACAGGACTGTATTTTTGACGTAATTAATGAAAGGCTGTGGTGCATATTCTGAGGTAGGCACACATGGCTTAgcatagtattttttttaaaaaaagtttggaaCAGCATGTTAATACTCACAAGATACAATGTGTGCaaggctgggatttttttccccattaaatttttctattgattaaaaaaaccctttataCCTGGA
Proteins encoded in this window:
- the SLC25A6 gene encoding ADP/ATP translocase 3, encoding MADQAISFLKDFLAGGVAAAISKTAVAPIERVKLLLQVQHASKQIAADKQYKGIIDCVVRIPKEQGVLSFWRGNLANVIRYFPTQALNFAFKDKYKQVFLGGVDKHTQFWRYFAGNLASGGAAGATSLCFVYPLDFARTRLAADVGKAGADREFSGLGDCLVKITKSDGLRGLYQGFNVSVQGIIIYRAAYFGIYDTAKGMLPDPRNTHIVISWMIAQTVTAVAGVVSYPFDTVRRRMMMQSGRKGADIMYSGTIDCWRKIARDEGGKAFFKGAWSNVLRGMGGAFVLVLYDEFKKVI